TCATACTTCAAACTCCAAAACACTTCAACAAAATGGAACCAGAGAATGAGAACATGAAAGATGAAGAACCTATTAAGGTTGCAAAACAAAAGAAGCTTGGTGGGATTAGAACAATGCCATTTATCCTTGGTATGTACTTAGACAAATTTCATTAGTATTTATTTTGGATGCAAACTGAAAGATTAGTGTTGTTTAAAAATTTTGGTTAAAGAACACAACTTAAATAACTTATGTCATACAAGTAGAATATAGTAATTAGTTTGCTAATCATGGTACTTTCGATTTGTTAAGGTGTGAGTTTAATTAAAAGTTGTCAATATGCTAATGTTTTCTCACCAGCTAATAATTGTTCATAAAGAATGAACAAGTAGTCCATGAAATGCTAATAATATACTAACTATTATCTATCATGACATCACCCTtatcctttatttatttatttatttttctgaccCAATCAAACTCCTTTTTGACATGCCTTCAAATCATAAATcacataatgataacgataatcaatatcataatgatcatatTATAATCGTATATGAGAATTACTAATATCACTGCGTTGGATCATACTGTTGGTTTTTAAATTTGACACCATAatcatatatgaaatgataaattcTAGAAGTTGATGAGCCTTTTGATAATTGACAGCAAATGAGATATGTGACAGATTCGCCGCCACTGGTTTCAACGCCAACATGATTACATACTTAACTGAACAACTTAACATGCCGTTGGTGAAGGCATCCAACACCCTGACTAATTTCGGAGGCGTTGCTAGTTTTATGCCCATTTTTGGTGCATTTATTGCTGACTCTTTCGCCGGTCGCTACTGGACCATCATCATAGCCTTGCTTGTTTATGAACTGGTTACATTCTCACCTTAGTTACCTTTCTGCACCACCATACAAATGGGTTAAATGCTCACCTTATCCGTGGTATTTTTTTCAGGCAGGATTTcaaactcatggaaatttgattatactattttcatggcgtctattattatttttttttttagtatttttttttttttaaactttttcctacttaaaggtcggaggtcctctcggaagcaatctctttatccgtcgaataaagagagggatgactttctctactcttgagagtgtttcactctgggtggagaaatgacttgtctttattctcggataggggaatgattgcctacatctcacctccccatacaccactcatgtggtattgggttttgttgttgttgttgttgctcacCTTAGTTAATATTGCTCTTATTTTAACAATTTGTTCCTTTTGAAATAATTGTGCCTTAATTTTATATAGTAAATTACAAAAACCAGTCTCCTTGTAATACCCATTTTTACAGTTTCAGTTCCTTGATCAGGCTTTTTGCATGTTTAGTCCTTAGATGACACATTTAACTTGCTACATTGACAGTCCCTGAGTACAAATAAGTCTTACAAACGTAGATCTGTCCCGGATAACCTGAATGGGGAAAACCTCTTTCGTTTTCTGTCCTCCTAAAATGACTTAAACTATTTAATTCGTTTTACGAGGTTCAAGGACTATTAACTTAACGTTATACGAATATACATTCAGGGAATGATCATTATTACAGTATCAGCAGTACTACCACAGTTTCGCCCGCAGCAGTGTCCCACCCAAATGAACTGCAAAGAAGCATCACAATCGCAACTATCAGTCCTTTATATCTCCCTCCTTTTAACGTCAATCGGCTTAGGTGGCACAAGGCCTTGCGTTGTTGCGTTTGCTGCAGATCAACTAGACAATATGAAACTAAAAACTCAAGCGAAAAACTGGAATTTCTTCAACTGGTATTACTTCTTGTTGTCACTATCAAGCCTATCTGCAATAACACTGGTGGTGTATGTTCAAGATAATGTTAGTTGGGGATGGGGTCTTGGTATACCAACAATTGCAATGGTGGTTGCATTTGTGATATTTTTAATCGGCTCTCCGAtttataaaaaattaaaaccgGAAGGAAGCCCGTTTGTAAGACTTATTCAAGTCATTGTTGCTGCTATAAAGAAGAGGAAATTTGACGTACCGTTAGATGATAAACTTCTATACGAGAACAAAGAGCTCGATGCAAAAATATCTAAAGATGGACGACTTGTTCATTCCAACCAATTGAGGTAAGATATGTCTAAAGTTTAAAGGATTTTGCTAATGAAGGCTCTTGGGCTGTCGTTAATGTGTTTTATATCTTGATAACTGCCAGTTTGAAAGTGACTGATAACCGTTATTTACAATGATTCAATGCATGTTAACGAATAACAACATCCTTTACGGTTGTCATTAATCCAAGTTTAAATCATGTTTTCTAGAAAAACAGCTCAATGACCCAAATTGACCCTCTAAGTTGATAAATTAGGTTCATACTCTAAGTTGATATTTCATATGTGTTTTTGAAGGTGGTTTGATAAGGCTGCCATCATAACCGAAGAAGACACCACTGACCTAAATTCAAACTCACCAAAATTGTGGCGAATTTCTACTGTACATCGAGTCGAAGAATTAAAATCAATCATTCGAATTTTGCCAATTGTGTCAACGGGAATTGTATACGTAATGGCTTATTCACACCAAAATAGCTTCACCCTAATGCAAGCCCGAACCATGGATCGTCACTTAGTCAAAACGAGCTCATTCGAAATACCTCCCGCTACAATGGCGGTCTTTGATGTTTTAGCTTTGATTATTACCCTTGCAATATACGACCGTCTATTTGTCCCTTTTGCATCCCGCATAACAAAAAACCCTGCAGGCATCACATGTTTACAACGAATAGGTGTTGGCTTTGCGATAAGCATTTGTGCAACATTTGTAGCATCGTTTGTGGAGGTTAAACGTAAACAAGTGGCACGAGATTATAACTTGCTTGACAAGCCAACTCAGATAATACCGATCAGTGTGTTTTGGTTGGTTCCTCAGTACTCGCTTCATGGTGTAGCCGGAGCATTTTTTTACGTTGGTAAATTGGAGTTTATTTACGATCAGTCACCCGAAAGTATGAAAAGCTCGGCTATAGCTCTTTATTGGACCGCAAATGGACTTGGTCAGTATGCAGGAACTTTTTTAGTAACCATGGTTCATAAGTTTACTGCAGATCGAAACGGACGAAATTGGCTGCCTGATAGGAATTTAAATAGAGGTCAATTGCAATACTACTATATGCTTGTTACTGTTATACAAGTAGTAAACCTTGTGTACTATTATGTGTGTTCTTGGCTTTATACTTATAAGCCCATTGAACACATAGCTAAAGATAGCGAAAATACAGATCTAGAGTTAGTTGTTGATAGCGTAGTACTCGATGTAACAAAACcataaatgtattaaaaatattcatCAACGAATGCTTGTATTAAAATCGTATATCTGATTTCTTTTCATGTAACCCTGCAGCTATGAAAAAATGCACATACTGTAACAAAAAAACATCAAATTTGTGGTACTAAAAACGTCCATCAGTTTCAGGCAACAAGTTTTGAGGTCGGATATGATAAGTTCTTATGGGCTTCACCGCCACCTCCGTTTCCATCGCTGTCATCTGAGTCAGCATCGTAATTTTTTCCCGTAAATCCTTTACACGTTTCCTCTGAATCCGGATCCAAGCTTTGTGAAACATCCTTTTTTTGTTTCTTCACTGGTCCTGGAAAATTCTTACTCTTAACAGCAAATGCTTTTACTATTCTACCAGCAAACATTCTCTTTCCGGATTTAGCACTAGCAGTTCCCGCATTATACGTTTCATACGTGGTGCTTTTCAAGCGTTTACTTTCTTTTTCGGGTAAGGTTGGCCTCTTACCCTTGGATTTTTCCTTATTCACACTTTGTGAACCTTCCCCtgcatcattacttttattatcctTATCAGATTCTGTTTGTGTCACTTGTCTATCTTCTTCACCTTGAACATTCGAACCCGATTCTCTCCGTTGTCTTTCTGGTACTGAATTACTAGGTCTTTTAACACGAGCCATTTTTGCACGCACTTTATGTATTCACAAAAACTTCAAATAATGCTGGAACGAGAAAAGTTCCTGAAAAAAAAACACCAAATTTACTAAGTATAAAACTATTAAGACGAGCAATTTCAGTACAAAAGTGTACTGTAATCCAATCATCTCTCAGGTCGAATTATCTGTTCTTTTAAGCGAAAATGATGATAATATATGTAATGTGACCCGCAATAGGTATAATGACATATTAACGGACATAACGCTCAAGATGAGTTTGATATACTGTTCTAATATTCAAAGTTACTGATAAATAAAAGAAATCCAGTTAGAAGGCAATAACATAAACTATACGCTCTAGCACATAATTAGCTAATATACTATCATATTAGATTGATTTACGAAAAGAGTTGAACTATAACAAGATTGCCAGTGTCAAAAATTGAACAAAAAACACAAAATTTATTGTAATAATCAAGAAATGCCTAAAAGAACCCGATAAACCAAAATTTGAAACAGAATCTCAACTCAGATCGAATTATTGAAGCAGATTGAACTCAAAATACACGTTTGAATTCTCATGAAAATGTAGATGAAATTCAATAACAATGTGCCAGTTTAATGAAATAAAACTACACAGTTAGAATCAGTGATTAACATTATGATAAACAGTAAAGAAATTAAAATCAGAACAGTTACCTATGAATATAAGTTGTAACCCCTGAATTCTGATACAAATTCAAGATCCTTAACAGCACTACGAATAAACGATCAAATAATAGGAGGAATGTTGACGGATGCAAATATGATCCTGAAAATCAATCCAAACAAATTCACCCAAATGTTAAAACCTTAATCATTGTGCAGAAATTGTAAAGTTTAAACACGACAGATTCAAATTACCTATGGgttgatgatgaatgaatgattgtAGCAGATGAAAAGATGTTTCATTCTTGCATTATGCTGACAaagaattgaattttttttttttttttttgaaaggcgatTTTTTGAATTTATTTGATGAGAACTAAATTCATTATGGGGATTTGATTTGGTTTGATCTGATAAGTAACAAGAAAGTGATGATCAAAtgtgtttaaaatagaatcaaaatAATGGTGAGTGAGTCGTTGAGTTGATATGCCAGGCATTATAACGGGCCGGTGGTTAATTAGTTACGTTCAAAAGGCGGGAATTTGTAGTGTACACGTGGAACCATTTTATTGGGCTAAAATATGTAGCCTTGACTTTAGGTCAACCGTCACGTGCCATATTGAGTACACCGAAAATATTGCTCCAGGCTCGTTTAATCATTAAAAAACATATTGCTAGGActataaaattttcacaaaataaaTCTATAATCTACTCGTATAATGGGCTCTATTTTTGAGTCAACGGCAAGCGTTGATTTATTGGTGTATTGACTACCGCTTAGAGCCTGAAttgaatttcaggcaggatttaaaacccatggaaatttgattctaccattttcatggcgtcttaattttattttattattttatttttaatttttaattttttaaattttttcctACTtactggccggaggtccactcagaagtaatctctctatccgtcgaatagagagagggatgactttctccacatttgagagtgtttcactctgggtggagaaatagcttcttttttattctcggatagagtaaggattatctacatctcacctcccatacaccacttatgtggtattgagttttgttgttgttgttgttgttgttgttgttgttgttattgtctaCTCGTATAATACAGTTATTAAAAGATGAAAGAGAATtatgaaagaaaaaaataatacGATTGATTTGAAGTAATCCATTGTCACTTCATTTTGtgaatcttttattataatatatatatttatttatatttttataatatatctatatcaTATGAATGTGAATACACAATTTAAGTAAATCCATTTTAGTTCTCCatataattttaatttttctttttttaACGGTAGTACGAGATCAAGGGTAAAGGGCAAACCACTAACACGTGAGCCTTATAGCTAATCTAAAATATAGAGATGGGTGTGCAATGGTATTCCGTAAAgaagtaaagaaaaaaaaaacaccttTTTCAAATATGTATTcagaattaatataataatataaaatataatatatataataatttttaaaatttaaataatgtAATATACTAAATTAAAATATTTAATATAAACAATATATACATAATCCTTGCTTCTTCCTTTCGAAAAAAAAAACTTGAGCTTATTAAGGAAAACTTAATAAAAGCAAGTGTTCAAACCAAAATCAAATTGAACTCTTAAAAATCAGTTCAGTttgttggatgtgaaggatatcaaaacaagacGATGAAAATCGTTCAAGTAAAGAGGCGCGCCGCGGTCTTGAAAGGCACGTCGCGGCCTAACACGTGAACAAAGCATCAGATTGAAGAAACCTATTGTTTGAGATTTTGCATTGGAGGCGCAGCCCTATATAGCCGCGGCGCGGCTAGTGTCTGACGGGTAGTTTCCATATTTATGtatttcttgttctccaaggtgtttttggcatatataagcatcctattgtaaccctCATGTATGTgcacgaattatatcaataaaatctccttAGTTGGTCAGTGGATTAAAGTAAttgacattcgattacatataactgaaaggacccgttcatatacattataaacgattcacaatagttgattatatcgcgaggtatttgacctctaaatgatacattttacaaatatttcattcgtttttaaaagacagactttcattacaacgaaagttgacagccaTGCATACTATCtcctaatatatccaaactatgaatgacttattatcaatcttgatgaactcaacgactcgaatgcaacgtcttttgaaatatgccatgaatgactccaagtaatatctttaaaatgagaaaatgcacagcggaagatttccttaatacctgagaataaacaaagtgtcaaccaaaaggttggtgagttcattagtttatcgtaatcattcatttccatcattttaatagaccacaagattttcatttccatttttcataaataaacATCACATACGTaaggataaaaatcattcatatggattaaacacctgataatcgacattcacaagatgcatatagaatatccccatcattccgggacatccttcggacatgataaatttcgaagtactaaagcatccgcaaccatggatggggcttgttaggcccgatagatctatctttaggattcgcgtcaattaggggctcggttccctaattcttagattaccaggctaaaagaggcatattcggctttgatccattcaaccatataatgtagttttaattacttgtgtctatttcatcaaatatttataaaagcgcatgtattctcagtcccaaaaatatatattgcaaaagcatttaaaaaaggagtaatgaaactcacaatattgtattttgtagtaaaaatacagatgatgacattgaacacgtatagggttggcctcggattcacgaacctatatcatttggatatttattaatacacttaactgtaatcgaataagtttatttatatataatttattaattatatcatttttatattaataatatatatctcatatattctttttgtatatgaaaatattgatttttgttatgttatatgtattaaatatgttttatttatatattatttgtttgttacaatagtaattataatgatacaaaagttatattaatattgataaaaaaaataataataataatacttgatattactaaataaagtaataatgttaataataattttattaataataagtatagtgatattaataataatgcttgcaaaaatatcaatttttctgttactgatagttatgataataataataattataaccatgatagtaattataataaatctatatattttagttataataataataataataataataataataataataataataataataataataatacttcgttTAAAAGTTCATAACCATGATTATTCTTATATCATAATTATTTTCATGTTCAAGTTCAAATTATAACCTATGATTATTGATTATCTTTTTATGAAAAGAATCTTCGTAACACATCTATTAACTTTACATTCATGTTCTAAatcatacacatttatttacaaccaattgttcgtgaatcgtcgaaaatggtcaaacggacaaatgcattcatgtaactattccaaagttttcgagactcaacattacagactttgcttatcatttcggaaacatataaagattaagtttaaattttggtcggaaatttccgggtcgtcacagtacctacccgttaaagaaatttcgtcccaaaatttgattgggatcgttatgactgacaataaatatgttttcatgactcatatgagctgaataatagagttttattaccattgactaATATgggtaaaataatttgattactcgaagcataCGAATGAATGTAACATCCTcgatcgggcctagctgtaagattactagttgcccttaagttagtattgtgttattacatatgcttttatttttatttaatatttactattaaataatgttgtggttaggaccagtttgtgacaagggtcacagaacaagtttgtttatctaatttggacctcgtttgggttgccaaatgatgtacgaaagatatcagataactgataaatacccgtgtattgcacagtgtaggatttaacccactttagatgagCTAGTGCTTCTAATTTCTTCTTTTGGCTTCCAGAttattcacacacacaaacacacaccgtaccttcatcttctccacctacaccaaaccctaatctcaaatccttgttcttgagctcaaatctttcttactatcttgttctttgtgatttactgagtctatcaaggtaataatcaaaacatttcatgctttaatctttgagaaaactaggtttttgtgtaaagttttactaagtgagtaatttgggtcaaagtggttagatttgatgttgtttgagtccaaatcttgtgggtttatgtttttacatgcttagtgtctttgatttggtcagttttgaggtcgtaatcgagctctagagcaagaattggtcgatttagggtgaaacccgtcactttgtcttcagcttctgcagataaacacagtcggccgagtgtctcgagacactcgaccgaccgactagaCCAttgaccgagtgtgtatgacccatggccgagtgtgtctgtgagagaccatcgaccgagtgactagacactcgaccgagtgagtgtaaacagtcggccgactgtctatgacagtcgaccgagtgtctttggcaatgaaatattttaccaagtgttgatttttagccgttatgctgcccgtttgtatttttatgtccaggatgtaaattttgaaagtgcataaagcaaaaaaaaattagcggacactttttctgaccaaaatttatgtattgtgttatttgataataatggacagtaactaacttgatttgccttatgctcaggtgataaagataaggaagccgctcagtagtagattatctgagctggttgctggtaattggtgagtgagaTTAACTGGATAATATAGTatatatgtaacaccccgttttccccgtatatgatttatagatgtattgggtatgtacgatagatgTAAGAAGGGTTCGGGGCATTTTCTAGTGTTAAAGCCTTGTGTGCGAGAAGTGGAGTCAGATCAAGTGGAACGTCACGGCGCCATGAATGAGGCCGCGGCGCGGTAATCAACTAGAAATCAGATCAAAAAgtgtggtaaagaaggcaccagactcaggcaaaggtcgtggcgcgaccattaatgccgcggcgcggcatactgtgcgaactggcaccagattctttaatattaaatgaagttcaagggcaatttgatcatttcacgattgagccagatggggatcttaaatctggaccacccatttcatttcttattttatttttccttttcttttcatttttcctctcaaactcaaacacccacttgatttcaaagggatttttgtaaaggaagaagcgggatttgatctttggcgtagttgacaagtttgttctccttgttcttagctacacggtgatactaatgGTAAGCTCTAacaccgaatttcattttcgtgttcatcattcaaatttggggcttttaattgtatgattcatagatggaacccatttagttgttaattggagattaacaccgagattcgggtttgtaagtgttagaggcgggttttgggttggttaatgatctaaccatgtttaagacttgagaatggtgtataatcactagcattagtgattattggtgttttggagacttttagggttttcatggttgactaattttgactagagtcaaaattagggtttgttgaggattatgacccgaatgtcgattcgatgaggtttgtaaacttaaaatggattaagttgaagtataaaaccgagttaaacatgttttggtgtcaaaacttgtaaatgatgagattttgaccttatgggttaaaattagggtttatgggcgattttgagaacgataagtgtttaaaaattgtgttcgggtttaattggcatattaggaccattttcactcgtgttagtgattattggttagtttgggcgcgttcggtgtttggaagtgcatttgggtcgaaattgcactaagggtaaattaggttggtttgtaagtcaaccctaattgtgtattgttgtatttgtgataatggaataggtactttccattgacgagtcacggattacttggaagcattcatcaaggcgacaaggtaagtgttaatatcctatatgcatatgtatgtgtaggatgggtgcgggtcgggtgaagtggttctcggttatagagctcacttcacatataggtggaattgatggacttgtgtacatgtccaattggtacggatgtgcgttttggttgaccacctttggcgaggtgcacacttcgtgtgtacattatcacatgggcttgtgagtggaataattatatacgtatgtatatgagttatttatttgtggggtatgggttgaagttcgatgttgacgataccataccctagagtatatttgtgatgttgatgagggtttaaagttcgttgttgacgatacctcatacgtatggaattaaagttcgatgttgacgatgccatacgattattgtagtgacgttgatgagggtttaaagtttgttgttgacgatacctcatatgtgggtttaaagttcggtgttgacgataacacattaatataggcgaatgggatttaagttcgatgttgacgataccattcgttgggctagccatgagatcttgagtactatggatgttgtgaacatcgatgtttgtcgtattgttgtatatatatatatatatatatatatatatatatatatatatatatatatatatatatattaatgtattgttgtggtgtagctaaaccttcgggtgtagcttattggcgttgttcatatcgtcgttggtgaacttatattttgttgatgtatctttagctcgttgcttagtgatcgtacggtatgcttagtattagcttgcctttaggcttggatgctccggtatgcggtatttgatattttatgGCGTGTccgttttatgcatatatatgtatgtagtatatttccactcactaagcgttagcttaccctctcgttgttgctatttttataggatcgcatgcttggcggctcgggtaagcttggggattagagatcttggctagtttGCTAAGAAGACCTtccttttgtattcgattaggatttgggtagcgtagtcccaaatcaccatgctcggttttggttggaaactaaactagtcgggtcgtgtatgtccgtttggacaattaatcaatgtattaaatgttttaagggttattaaaccttctattgtattaaagatgtttatggaaacacaattgggacctaaagtgttatttaaagtgtattaaaaggaaaaaaatttatgggccagttttaatacgggttgggttgtttcaagtggtatcagagcctaatTTTAGGCGActtgagcatggtctaagggatttaggcgacttgagataggtgcctagacttagacttttgtgtgtgcttatttgttgccggacttgtaggtgaacgggtcggaataggttatagttagtgccttgttgtaggtggactaacgtcgatattggtaatgcggatattattaatatattaattgtgttgtgataataattctcgcgtttgtgtatatcgcgtagaattttgtttgtgtttggttatatcatcgagcgaggcggtcgttgtactaacgagttgagacgacgtgtgtgcgtaataaggacttgcaaaccttattacgggtgcaaatcgtgtcaaacaagtgatgtacgacgagtgtttagcaagatggaccggtgtggagtgtgtgttttatacattcatgatctaatcgctttgcattccttagaatggtgacgggaagtgggatcgagacgaacaatgctgagtttaacactagagttgcggccgctgttgcagagcaaatgagtgcgtttcgagaagaaatggataggaagtattccgaatttcggggtagtagtgaaatggagcgttgtcttaagagcttcatgaggactaaacccccgatgtatgac
The window above is part of the Rutidosis leptorrhynchoides isolate AG116_Rl617_1_P2 chromosome 1, CSIRO_AGI_Rlap_v1, whole genome shotgun sequence genome. Proteins encoded here:
- the LOC139876922 gene encoding protein NRT1/ PTR FAMILY 3.1-like, whose protein sequence is MEPENENMKDEEPIKVAKQKKLGGIRTMPFILANEICDRFAATGFNANMITYLTEQLNMPLVKASNTLTNFGGVASFMPIFGAFIADSFAGRYWTIIIALLVYELGMIIITVSAVLPQFRPQQCPTQMNCKEASQSQLSVLYISLLLTSIGLGGTRPCVVAFAADQLDNMKLKTQAKNWNFFNWYYFLLSLSSLSAITLVVYVQDNVSWGWGLGIPTIAMVVAFVIFLIGSPIYKKLKPEGSPFVRLIQVIVAAIKKRKFDVPLDDKLLYENKELDAKISKDGRLVHSNQLRWFDKAAIITEEDTTDLNSNSPKLWRISTVHRVEELKSIIRILPIVSTGIVYVMAYSHQNSFTLMQARTMDRHLVKTSSFEIPPATMAVFDVLALIITLAIYDRLFVPFASRITKNPAGITCLQRIGVGFAISICATFVASFVEVKRKQVARDYNLLDKPTQIIPISVFWLVPQYSLHGVAGAFFYVGKLEFIYDQSPESMKSSAIALYWTANGLGQYAGTFLVTMVHKFTADRNGRNWLPDRNLNRGQLQYYYMLVTVIQVVNLVYYYVCSWLYTYKPIEHIAKDSENTDLELVVDSVVLDVTKP